The genomic DNA GGTGCAGGATAACATGCGATGAACTTCGTGTCTTTCTTGAGTTAACTGAGGGTGAACAGTGAATTTGCCATCCGTTTCAGATATCAGAAAACGTTAGTgtaatgttgaatttttcagtCATTCGCCATTTCGGAAAATTAACGGTGAACGAGGGTTTTTGTGCCGTGCTTGCTGTTGTTTGCGGTGTTATTTTCCGGAGTGGACATACCATTACAACATTTTCGTTGGCCTTTAGAAATCGAAAATACATGGTTTTGGTGAAAAACTTCATCCTTTTTAACTCTTAACCACTGTTGAGTCGTGTGTATTAATAGAGTGGGTCAGCAAATCTGCACTGTATGTCGCGCGAGGGGCGAGAGAAAATGGTTGACTCCCCGCGAGTGAAGCCGACGCTCTAGGTCGGTGTCGATCCTTTATTatcctttgtaaacaaaatttcgatcattgagttaaattataaaaatttctttggcttaCATTGTGCGCTTTTAAGTTAACATGAGTTGTTAGTTCCACGCGAGGGTCTCACCTTGAAAAATGTAAGCACGCGAGTGAAGCTGACATTAACGCCTGTCCCTATCTGGAATACATTCGTATTATGACAAGGAAGGTCTGCTTAAAGGTTTTTGGTTACTCTGTACATGCAATTTGGACGccaaaaagtgccaaaaaagtaattaccAAAAGTTCATCCGAATCACATTCATCCTACTATGGGCGCGAACTCAGTTCTTCTCTTCCGCCTCAGCctaatttgaataaatatttttggtgGGCAAAACTCGTCATGAACAGGAACAATAGGCAAGCTATACTACACCTGTCAGTCGTTAATTCAAAGAAAGGTCCGGATCTGTGAACCCAAATGGCCGGCAAAACAGCTTCGTTTGGAGAATTAATACCTTTCTAGAAACCTTGAATGGAGTGTTGAAAACTTTTGTTGTTAATAGGAGAAGTTACATCACTGAAGAAGGCAATTTAACTGCctgagaaaacatttcaaaattgaaatacgaGGCATTTTCTCGTGTTAGTATTTATGAATGGTCCacaaaattctctctttttccttaaaaaacttCTCTGGTCGATTTTATATTTCTTATGTctgtttatcaaaaataaacttCTCCTGTAAACTTGGTTCCTTATTATATTAAGTTCAAGAAATCGCCTAACTTACCTCAGGTTATTAATTACAGCTGTGGATGTTATTTCCAATTAAGTATTCGCAAGATACATGGGTAGAAGTTTTACGAACAGAAATCTTTAAAGCGGTGATAAAGACAGTGCATCTTATAATATGGAGTTACATAAAAATTGCGTTGTTGAAAGTTggtaataatttcttaattaaagactttattttcttacaaggtAGGTCATAAGTAAAGCAAACATACTGGACAAGACTTCAAAGTTTAATCATAAATTAGACAGTCTTATTGTTTTACAACTAATACAGTTGTAATCtcatatcttaaattaaaaatactttcataAGTAAGACATTTATTGACAGTCTTGCGTTTCACTGTCCCACAGGCGGGATCGTAATTAAAGCGTGTTAAGTTGAGTGCAGCTGAACCGAAATTTGGATGGAAGCGTACACTTGCTGTATTGAGTTAATTTGGACGAAGCTCTCTACTTTATCGTACTTAAACTGCATAATACAATCGAAGATGAGCTATTTCCTATATCCCAGagttgaatttttaaaagctgtcgGTTAGTACctgaaaatatataatattaaagGAGAAAAGTGACTCAGCCGACAAAACGTTTGAAAATAGAACAACACggtaacatttatttctttagatcTATCGGTgcatttttacttaatttaagaGTAACTCCAATGGGAAAATAAAGTATTCTCTCCTCATAATGATTCCGATTTTTTTATACTGGCTATTTGAAGACTCCTCGATGATTTTTCCGTTCTACTCAAAGAAAAACCTAACTGACCGGAAGCTCACTAACCGTTGCACTTATATCATTGTTTAGTTTTCTGGGTGCGTcactttcattttaatcatttcgATGTTTGTACCGTTTCTATCCTTAGTCTACTCTCATATCACCAAAAAATGAGATGGAAATGCATGTTGCTCGGCTAAGAAGTTAgagttatttaaaagaaaaattttatataTAGTTTTCCTACCATCAATCTACGCTCTCCTAAGGTTGCGAAGTGGCAGGTTTGCTGCGGCGTTGGAAAGGTCTGGGACCCTGTACACTAGTTGTAATAAACCTTCTATAAATCCTGGCATCCGAAGagcgtaaattataggatttacaagtgaattacctaaaaataaaactaacacaGCCATATAAATATGAACATTCATAAAACAAGTGAAGAGAAGGTTAAGACATGCTGCATATATCATCTTTGGTAGAAGACAAAGTAAAGATACAAGTGAGACGATAAGCGCAGTacccgtcagttttctttctcttttggacCTAGTACGGAATTGAGGATGACGACTACATTGTACTTTGATAACAATGAGGATGTAAGATACACAGATAACAAATAGGAAAACTGCATAAAAAAGGATATAGAAGTAAGTATCAATTACCTTAAAATAACCAATTTCCGATAAGAAAATTTTAGCGACCTCTCTAACAATAGCTATTaaccaaatgacaataattatggcttTATAAACCCATTTCCTCACAAAGCGATGCCTGAACGGACAAAATGTTGCGTGTAGCCGTTCTAAGGAAATGGCAACAAGATTTGTAAGGGAAGCGAACGAGAATAAATGCACAAATGCAAAAGATAAACGATTAGACCAAAGAGTATCTCGTCTGTACTTCCACAGCGGACAGTACAACGTCATTTTTAGTTCAATCTGTAGCGGGCCAGAGACTGCGCCCACTAAGAGATCGACTATCGCCAGATGGATGATCAAATATGTACTACGCCGCTGTAGCTGCCGCTTCTTCTTCGCAAATACCACAATAGTGATGATATTGAGGATGAAAATGGCCAGACATTCGATGATGAGGACCACAAGCCATGGAATGCACTCTGAAGCTAAGGCGGAAGGGTACATTTTCTCTGAGCTCTGTTAACTGctatgaaaataacagaaaacagtGCAGTTAGAGATAAAATGGAATGTGAAATCAATATTCTCAATAACCAAATATgtcaaatattgtttttcatgttttttaacGCGTTTTGACCAACTAAGTTTCGACCGTCGACTTAAATTGATTCTCATGTTTCTTTATACGAGATTCATATCCGGAAATTTAATCATGATCAgcctgttcctttttttttttttttttttgatgaaaacgaATTACTTTCTCAGAAGAAAACTTATAGTCTCtaaaaaaagatgacaacaaaataattttcaaatcttccGCAAATACAGTGAATGACCTGCTCCTCTCCTCAGAGCTGCTATTAGAAATACGGTTGTAGTTGATACCGTCTTGAAAATTAAATGTCGGCACGGTGAAATATAACTAACATTTTTAACAGCAAAAACAtctcttatgttttattttccacaCTCAGAATTTTAATCACTGTCCTTTCTCGCTTCGcataaatttcttcctttgttAATATCATAAGCAACAAGCTAGTCAGAGAAAGATATCTTTCTCATCCCGTTACGATTATAAAGATTATCAATGACATATTTCCGTCTATATTGATTCAGTTTTGCTCATCTCATCGAAGGtagaattttaatattttgaacgTGCCTCACTGATAACGAAAGTGTTTCTATCCTTTAACGAATGGACTTTAAGTCAAATGCGGAAAAGGCGGTTATCAAATACAAAAGAAAGCAGCATGCTGAGGAAGAATGCAACGCAGACTAAACTTATCACTATTAGAACTCCAATTTAGTTTTTGCGAATGATTGACAGATaatagctgaaaggaaaacgaCGTTTTCAGAGCAACTAAACAAGCATTACAGATAAAAGCATCCACATGAACTTCGCGATTTTTAGTGTGTTTAAAGTCCTGTATCGTCGTAAATCCACCTACAAAACAGCTGAATATAGAAAATCAACAAAAGCACATCAAACGAGTGaaaataaatagtttctaaaatcCTTGAATAATggtttgaaagcttttggtttTTACGGGAAAAATTATGTCATTGAAGCAGAAGTAAGGGAGGTAAGCATCATCATTTATAggcatcaaaagaaacaattcaacattttaaaaacttttccacATGTTGTAATACGATAAAAAAGATAGCAAGAGAAGATCAAGTCCTCTCTTGAACATGATAAATATTGTACTCGGTAATGAAACAGGAAGACCTTTTAATCGTCTCGTCACGAACGTGTAACGAAGGGACAAGCTTTTCGCAAGGTCTCAAAATCCTCAACCGTTTCATAAGcattaaaagaaggaaacaaaaccaaaaggcAGGCTTACAGAGGATTTCCAATAACCTCTCTCCACCCATTTTAACTCGCTTTACCTCGTCTCCCCAAAACCAGAGTTTGTAAACGAATTAAATTTTACTAACATACCTCACTGATAACGAAGTACCTCGATCCTCTAAAAAATAAGTTAAAGTCAAATTTGACCAAAGGCGGTTTTCagaatgaataagaaaacaacaagccAAGGAATAGAGATAGAAAATAGACACACCACTATCAAGACTCGAAATTAGCTTTCCAAATGTGTGACATATGACATCTAGATGTCGTGCGACGTTTTGACTGCAGCTGAACAGGAACAACAAGTAAGCTACACTACACCTGTGGGTCGTTAATTCAAAGAAAGGTCCGTATCTATGTGAACCCAAATCGCCGGCAAAACAACTTCGTCTTCacaaaattttc from Pocillopora verrucosa isolate sample1 chromosome 10, ASM3666991v2, whole genome shotgun sequence includes the following:
- the LOC136283894 gene encoding somatostatin receptor type 5-like, coding for MYPSALASECIPWLVVLIIECLAIFILNIITIVVFAKKKRQLQRRSTYLIIHLAIVDLLVGAVSGPLQIELKMTLYCPLWKYRRDTLWSNRLSFAFVHLFSFASLTNLVAISLERLHATFCPFRHRFVRKWVYKAIIIVIWLIAIVREVAKIFLSEIGYFKVIDTYFYILFYAVFLFVICVSYILIVIKVQCSRHPQFRTRSKRERKLTGTALIVSLVSLLCLLPKMIYAACLNLLFTCFMNVHIYMAVLVLFLGNSLVNPIIYALRMPGFIEGLLQLVYRVPDLSNAAANLPLRNLRRA